Within Takifugu rubripes chromosome 20, fTakRub1.2, whole genome shotgun sequence, the genomic segment tgttaatagTGTAAATGGCATTTGAAAACCaaacctctccctctctcctcttttctcttctctgctctcaggGCTACAGACAATTATGATTACAGTGTCTATTATAATCCTAATTGTCTGTAGAGAGAGAAATGGTGTGAGCCTGTTTGGGTTAAAACCATTTCCCTCTCTTGCTGGTTGTACTAGACAGAAAACCTGATGCagtctcagtcatccaggtcatgtaTTATAAAGTTGTTCTAGGTGCACTCAGCATAACGTCTGCCCTTCTGGGCCCGGTTACAGGACAAAACTGAGTTTATAGTCATTTGTTTCCATAAACCTTACCCTGACTCTGTTTGATAGCTTCATTAAATCAGCAGAGTGGAGCTGCCATCAATGGAGGAACTCTGCACTGCAGGAACAAGTCCAGATGGAGCGAAACAGACAACCCTCACCAGCCCTGTACCAGACTGTCTGGTCCAGGGGGCAAGGCAGGCATCGGGCCCACACAACCAGAATCGGGAACAGTTTTATTCCACAGGCTGGAAGACTGTTGACCTCTCTGACCAAACAAGGAAAACTCCACTTCTACAGCTGCACATTACTTGATGCATGTTTATATGGTTATATTTTGATTGACGTTTGACACCAATCATTTCTAACAATCATTTCATTGTTAGTACTTGGTGCTGTAATTATTGTGTCAGCAATAAAATCTTCTATGTTAAATTCCTGGTCCGTTAGTCAAATTTTCACACAGTCGGAAAGCCAATCAGACGTCAGTGTGTGCTGCGTTGCCCCGGTGATGCATTTTCATCCTCGTTGAGCCCACCCACACTCCGAGACCttgatgctgattggctgacagAAGTTGTCGTTTTTCCGTGATTGGCTAAAATATCCTTCAATTAGTTACCGGGTTATATTTAGTTGATTGTATTATCGGATCAGGCTTAACCTGTAGTCCAACAAGATATAGTTAGGTACGTATAGTTTGTTCTTTTTCAGCAGCCTTTAGCTGGTACTTCCATGCCTATATCAAGCTTATAGCGAACCGTAACGGCAGAAGTTTGGTTATCTCAGCAGATCGAGGGTTTTCTACAGGGGACGTAAAAAGAGGATTTGTGAAATGTCTTCAGACGAAGACAGAGCCAAGGAAATACTGAAAGGCTTCAAACTGTATCCTTTTACTGTTGGGCGCAGAGATGTTGCTGTTCGAGAGTGCTGAGgaacattagcaacattagcagccaCAGCTTGGTGTTGCGGTGGAGTACagctagctaatgctaacccctcACTTTAAGGTGTCATTTTGTCCCCGAAGCCACAGAATTGTTAAATGTCCACAATGCGGAGACGACAGACGATCCTCCCGCAGTTGGAGCCTCGCTAACGGCTTCATGTGCTGAACGAGTGGCCTCTTTATCAGCTTAAAGCGTCAGGCTAAATGGACAGTGCGATTCCTAAAGTAGTCGGAACGTTACAAGGTGAGGCTGAGGTAGATTCAGAGCTGATCTGTGGCGATATTAGGCACCGAAACTAGGAAACAAACCTGGATCTTCTGCCATTTGGGCCACTAACAGATGCCAGCCGGATCAGCCCCGAAACTCTTGGTTGCTACACGTATTTCTAAAGACTTGACAGACTTGAAGCCCAGTTCAGGTGATTGGACAAATCAATTACATTAAAATGATGGAGGCTGAGGATGTGCCTCTGAAAAGCTCAGGCTTACAGGAGACTGGTGCAAATAATGCTCTTAAAACGATATTTAGGCTAAACATTGACAGCAGCTTTCCTCTGGAGGCTCATTAATGTGGATGTGTGCCTTCTGACATATTTCTGCAGGCACCCTGGTGGTTTGCACATCCATGCACAAGCAGCCAGGAGACGAGGTGTTTTTGACTTGAATCCACACTAACTTTCCTTTTACTGAGGAAGGAAGTCAGAAATACTGAACGAAAATGGCACCGGTGCCAAGTGTGACTGTGAGTTGGGCTTTTTCGCTCTCTGTGTTCAACAAACTCCAGAACAAAGATGTTTATGTAATGTTCTAAAGATTTTGCATGGCTCTGGATCATTTGTGGAACGTGCTGAGAGGATCAGGCTGATGTTAATTCCGGACACGCCACCTGGTTGAGGTTAAACATCCAGTAAAGTGACGGCTCGTCATCGTGGCACGTTATTAGTTATCAAAGGAACATTCCACCCAAAGTTGATGTGACTGAAGCAGGAAACATGGGGGATGAAGGTTTGAATGCTCTGGTGTGGTCCCAGTCTGCACTGGTTGGTATCTGTCAAAGAAGGTTGGTGACCCGACTACCGGGTCATGGGGGGGCCAAGACTCATCAGTGCACGGGGGGGTAAGCCTGACCTGGGTGGTCTGGATGCACAGGTTGCTGCGTATGTAGCTCCAGACAAATCCGCTTCAGGAAGGGTCTGGGAAAAACAACCACTTTCCCAAATCTTACTCCAGTCCAGTGACGGTCAGCGCCATTTAGTGGCCCCGTATCGGACAAGTGGTGATGCTGTCACACTGGATCGGTGCGGTTCCCTTCATTATAGAATAAGCAATAGCATTTTAATCCTGCTCTTTAGGACCTTCCTAAGATGGAAAAAGCTCCCTAACTACAATAGGAGCCACTGGAAATGTGTTGTGAGCGCAGCGGGGCGAGCGTGCAACAGCAGGTGTGGGGTCGAATGTGCGTGACACTAAGGACTATCTGAGGGTGACAGGATGCTGCCAGGAGATCTGCCGACGCGTGGCTGCACGCCTGCCTCTAAAACCACCACATTGCTAAGGACCCTTGGAGGTGATTCCTTTCCTGGATCCTCCACTTGCCCTTCAGCTAGACGAGCTGGACCATGTCCAGCCTGTAAAAACGTAAATGCCCCGCTTGCATCTGTCAACACCTTAACGCTGAATTCTAATGCTGGATTATTTTTCCAGTTCTTATCTCGTCAGCGTTTGTAAGGAGCAGAGCTTCCGCGGCTGTTGAGACAGCGAGCGCATGTGTGTGGGGTGGAGGAGTCGGTGACTGCCTCCTGTCTGCTTGCTGACAGTTGTATTGTCTTTTAATGGGGAGGAGGTCACAAACAGCTGACTGGCATGCTGCTGCAACagccagcaggctgcacaccGAGTCCGGCTGTTGCTCCTCGTCCAACTGGGGCTGAATCTTTCTTTCCATACTCTCCACAAATTAGTTAAATCCATTCAGATTCCTTTAACCTGGCACAGGTCTGGATTTGGTTCTGGTGTATTAAATTATGGGAATTTTTACTTTCTGGATTTAAATGTGAACATGAAGAGTTTTCTTCTTTAGACTTTGCAGTAGTAGTGTTCCTCTGTCCTTCACATAGaggttctgccccccccttgcTGAAGGGTCCTCCTGGTCAGTGACAACTAGTCAACAGAGCAAAAAACAGTTGACTTGTTGAAAACATCAAGTTCAGTTGCAGCCATATTGAGAATTGAGGAGCCGAAGAGGGCTGAGTGTTGGAGCAGCTCCGAAACTCCAGCCAACAGCATCTAATCCTCTAAATGAGAAGAAGCTTTGCAGAATGCAGGAATTGGTCACGGCTTTAATGTCGTGTACAGTTGgaggatcaatcaatcaatcaatcaatccttgtttatatagcgtctgttacaatcaaacttgtttctaggcgctttccagaatcccagggtctgacccacaacaagcaacagtggcaaggaaaaactcccctttaacaggaagaaaccttgagcaggaccaggatcatgtagggggaccctcctgctgatggccggctgggtagagagagaggagaagggggaggacagggagaggagaggagaggagaggagaggagaggagaggagaggagaggagaggagaggagaggagaggagaggagaggagaggagaggagaggagaggagaggagaggagaggagaggagaggagaggagaggagaggagaggagaggagaggagaggagaggagaggagaggagaggaggaggccatgACCAtcacccagcagggtgacaggtCTTTCAGgatcaattatttttaatgtttttattttaattctgtGTATACATGCTAATAATTAAGTGAAGCACCATCAAAATGCATGTTGATACATTAGAATTAATTGAAAAATGACTAAATATTCAGAAATTTCCTAGCTTGATTTTTAACCTAAAGGCATGAGGATggactgatgatgatgaaggtgacaaATGATGCAGCTAATATTCACGTTACTTTCGCATTTGTCCGCATGGTTGGATCTTAACCTCTTTGTCAGAAACTGGATGAATCTCCGGGATGCAGAAACTGGTAAAGTGCTGTGGCAGGGGACCGAGGACCTCTCTGTTCCAGGAGTCGAACACGAAGGTACATGAGCCCTTCAGAACTCTGGCTCAGATCAAAGGTTCCCCAGAAGGAGTAACCAGGGGTCTGTAACTAGAACCCTTGATTTATTTGCTGAAAGCAGCTGataatttttgttgttttttcgcTCTTTAACCAAATCATCACCTGAAGTTAATCAGTAATTTTAGATCTaaattgttgttgttggttaACCCTGGAACCAAAAACGTAAGACGGTTTGAAGTGGGCTTTTAGGTGGAGGGTAGTAAACAGGAAGTTAAGAGGAAGCCCCCTCATCTTGGAACACAACACCACAATGTGAAATAATGACGGTCACaactgagggggggggcggttggTCCATTTGCTGCTACATCTTTGGCCTCAGCATTAGCTACAGCATTAGCCTCAGTGTTAGCAGCTAAACTTCAGTCTGCATTCTTATCCACTCTTTCTTGCTATTATTTCAGCTCGGGTCCCCAAGAAGATCCTGAAATGCAAAGCCGTTTCCAGAGAACTGAACTTTTCCTCCTCTGAAAAATTAGAGAAGTTCAGACTGGAACAGAAAGTTTTCTTCAAAGGACAGTGTCTAGAAGGTAAGTGCTGAGTGGGGCCGGCCTCGCGCTGAGCGGCGACGTGCATGTACACCTATAAACAGAAGTATGAAGCAGGAGATTGGCAACAATATAATGATCTTCTCCACCTCATATCATACATGAGTGGATCTGGTAATGCTGCTCATGACAGCCCCATAATGCAGGAACACTGCTCCCCCGTATCCAAGCACCTTCTGATGGAGCTGGGCCGGTTTAGGCAGCAGTTGTGGTGGTTTGTTGGTTCAGAGAGCTTGTCTCTACCTGGTTAACACTGGTCATTTCCCATCTCTAGAGTGGTTCTTTGAGTTTGGCTTTGTTATCCCCAACTCCACCAACACGTGGCAGTCTCTGATAGAAGCGGCTCCAGAGTCCCAGATGATGCCCGCTAACGTTTTAACGTGAGTCCTCACTCTGAGCCTTTTCtattctctttctctctccacctTTACTACATCTGTAAATTAgtgtgtttcatttgtttttttggtttttttaaaaatcccctGCATTTTTAAATTTTGGGTTCTAGAACCAAAACGACTCATTTTTCTGATTTTGTGCTTAATTGGAAAAAGGATAAAGGGTTTTTGTCCAATTTTGATGACCGTGAAGTGAACTTTGACCCTCTTCTGGTCAAATCAGCAGCCTGCAGTAAAGGCACCGAAACGTCACCAGCGCTGTTCGGTTGTGTTGAAATagtctttaaataaatgtgtaattttgGCTAATGCACTCAGACATTACCCACCTCATCATGAAAATGTAATCTTTCTGGATAttgaattaaaacatttttaatttgagTGTATTACGTACGCCAAAAGCAAAAGTTGTTCATGTTATTGGACGTAGTCGTTGACCATGGATTCAATATCCAAACAGGATTCATGATGAGATGCTCATTTAGTAGTGTTTGACCCAGTAAAAGTACTTAATTCTAATTGTGGCAGCTCTCAACATTACAAAGACATGGGTCTGACTCAGGGACTGAggaagattttttaaaaaaaaataaagacattcaAATATCCAAAATGGAAGTTGGTTATTTGACTGTTTGTCTGGTTAAAACATTATTGCAGTGTCACATCTCTATTTAAATTCTTATTCAATAAAATCAAACAGCCTGTTGATGTTTCAGCTCTGTTACTGTTGGCCACGATCATTCACACATTCCAAAAGGAAGAACAGCGGATTTGACTGCAGATGGAAATGGAGTTCCTCCGCCAGTTCCTCCGTGGTCAAACCTTCTGGCCTCGCTGTcctgcttttcctccccctcagcAGCACAAACGTGGCCTGTTTTGCTGCTATCTGCTGCTGTCTTGTTTCATTTTTTGTGGCTGTTTGTGTTGATAAGGTTTTCTGAGTCTAACGCTGGTCTCTTTCAGTGGAAACGTGATCATAGAGACCAAGTTCTACGATGACGATCTCCACGTCAGTACCTCCAGGGTTCGCCTTTTCTATGTCTGACCTCCTGACCACTTACTACCTTCCTACGCGTGGACTTCCTGTCAACTTTTAGTTCTTGGTGACTTTGAGTCAACACTTGGGTTTGAAAGCCATCTGCAGCTTTGTATTTGGTCAcccttcttttttaaacatgacAGATCCTTGTAGATGTGTGGAAGCGTCGAGACCATCGTTGCATCTTGTCCCTCAGAATCTTCTAAGCTTGATTTGACTCAGGAATAGAACTGGATAGTTGCAACGCTGCTTaatgtgtgttgctgttttacACATCAGGTCCTGTCTGAAGCGCCGCGCTCATGTTTCAGGCCATTCCTTGTAGTTAGTGGCTTGTAAAAATCCTGTCTTATCAGTAGAATGAGGCTTTTCCAGgtgtttgtcatttttaaatttccccAAACTGTTGAAAGAGATGTCGAAGTTTACATTGACTGTTTTTGTGGTCTCCCTTATTGAAACATGTCTTATTCTTTTCATGCACCACCATAAAAATTATGTCAAAGTAATGGTATCTTTACTGTACTCCAGGGGTGTGCGTTGCCGCATCATATCATCTGTCATACCATTTTGTATGAAAGCGTCCCAACATTCAGCATGTTTAactacaggaagcagcagcttttcTCAGCTGTGCAGTGGATGTTGAAGCAGggacacacatgcagcaggagCGTCTTCTGTCGTAGCTGTTCAGCGGGATTAAATGTGAAAAACGTCTTTAATGCTAATATCagctcatttctgctgctctactgGCACCACCACTTTTGTCATCTCCCAGTTTGCCCTGAGAAGGCAGAAACCATCGGAGCTGTTTGAAGACGGACCACGTGTTGGTTACGGAGTGCAGGAATATGTGAAAACCGCTTTGATCTCCGACATCCGTCCTGTTTTCTGATTAAAGTCACAGAAGATTTCTGATCAGTTCTGCGTGAGTAGAAGCAGGCCGTGCTTTCGTGTCGCTATCCAGTCTATCCCAGCTGTAATGCAGCTCATTTTTATAACGGACTTCCCATcaaattcttttcttttgttggttttttagcTGAGATGCTATGTAATATAGGAGTGTTTTTATTATGACAGTTGTGGATTAAAATCATCCAATGTTATTATAACATGGTGctttgtctcttttatttttttatttttttttaacaaacaaaaGCGCGAACAGAGTGGCACAACAGACTCCTCACTGCTGAGGTGAGAAGTCTGACATTGAGGTGCACAGCTAATGCAGTGTCGTAACAGTCCTAAGAGGTGTGACGCATGATTAAGGAATCTGTGCAATGTTGGAATATTGGCCATGTCTGTGAATCCTCAGCTCCAGGAGTCTCTATAGAGATTCTATAATCTCTATAGGATTATAGAatctctccattttctccaggattttctttacattttttggTGGCACGCTTTGATGAGAACGTCATCGTTTCCATCATCAGTTCCTGAACTATTTCTCTCAGTTCTGTTCCTGTTGGAGGTTCCTTGCTCAGACATGTCCTGAGTTACTGACTTATGATGACCGATGAGGATTAACGCGCACAGGGGAATCGTTACAGACCACCTACCAGGATCAGGACAAGATGATGAGTGCTTGGAGCTTTGATGTGAACAGTCCTTCATCGAAGCCTCGGCGGGACTGTGGAATACTGTCAAGGCCACCCCTGTGGTTCTGCTCAGGCTCAACCCTTCCTGATCAAATCATCACAACAACTGAATTTAAATGTCCGTAATATCGGCGTGAGCGTGAGCTTCTGCTGTACAGATGGATGACAGACATCATGATGTCACCAGAGCAGATGGTTCTTCAGATGACCACAGGTGAACGGATGAATCATCTGAAGGCCACAAAACAGCTACACATACTTCAAATAACAAATCAGcaaattgatttttttgctAAAAGATTAGTCTAGATAACAATTATTAGGACTAGTTTTACTCAGGACATTATTTCTATTGGTCCTGAATAGATGACACTCATATTTAGTCAGTGTGTTTTAAGTTACAAAACACTTGATATCttatttcttctccttcttcggGCTTTTCCCTTCGGGGTCGCCACAGCGAAACAGTGGCCTCCATATTACCCTAtcttctgcatcctcttctctcacacCAGTTACCTTCATGTCCTCTTTCACTACATCTATCAACCTCCTCTTTGGAGGGTATCCAATATCTTCACCATCTCTCCTCTGGACCTGTCTGAACCATCTCAGTCTGGCCAGTCTTGAACATCTTGAACACCAGCTTGCATGTACAagcttcttcacctcttttccactCTCTTCATTGCTCTGGACTGTTGACCCGAGGTAGCCTCAATCCCTCACCTTCTTTATCTCTTCTCCCTGTAACCTGACTCTTCCAATTCGCTCCCTCTCATTCACCCACATAGACTGCGTCTTCATTCATCTCTTTTCCAGGGCAAACCTCCACCCCTCTAGCTTCTCCACCTGTTCCCTGCTTTCACTTCGATCACAATTTCATCTCCAAATATCATAGTCCATGGAGATTCCTGTCTAACCTcgtctgtcagcctgtccatCACCATAATGAACAAGAAGGGGCTCAGAGCTGATCCCTGATTCAGTCCCAACAACCAGCCTGAACTCCTCCGCTTTCTGCAGCTCCACAAAGACACGATACAGCTCCCTCTGACCTTCTCTAGCAACATCCTCAAAGCAAGTACTGCATCATTAGTACTCTTTTTGGCATGAAACCATATTGCTGTTCACAAGTGCCCACTTCTGCCCTTAGTCTAGCTTTAGTGACTCTTTCCCATTTCATTGTATGACCCATCAGCTTTATTCTACTGTATTGGCCACAACTCTGCACGTCTTCCCTTGGTCTTAAAATTGGCCACCAGTccacttctcctccatctcctcctctcaatATCTAAGATCCTGTTAAACAACCTAGTCAGAAACCCTATTGCTACCTCTCCTAGACACTTCCATACCTCCATAGGTATATCATCAAGTCCGAGTGCCTTTccactcttcatcctcttcaatGCACTCCTCACTTCATCCTTATTAATCTTTGCTACTTTCTGGTCCATGACTGTCCCCTCTTCTACccttcattcttttattttcctcattcaTCAACTCTTCACAGCACTCTCACACATCGACTTTCACCTTACGCTGCATCTCCCTGTCTACTCTctatttttctctatttttagcTAACCCCTTTCTCTGTGTacactcctgcacctcctcattCCACCACAAATTCTCCTTATCTACTTCCCTTCCAGATGACACACCAAGTACTCTGctccctgtctccctgatcACACTAGCTGTAGTTGCAGCACCTCCTGACCATCCAGAGCCTGTCTCAACTCCTTCCTAAAAGTCATACAACACTTCCTTTTTCAGCTTCCACCATTTCATCCTCTGCTCTGCCTCTTCATTTTCCTCATTACCAGAGTCAACCTACACACCACCATCTTAGTCTGTCTACACTTTCACACAACACTACTTTCCAGTCACTGATCTCCTTCAGATTACGCCATCTACACAAGATGTACCTGTGTACTCCTACCTCCGCTCTTATAGGTCACCCTCTGTTCCTGCCTCTTCTGGAAGACAGTATTCCCTACTGCCATTTCCATCCTTTTTGCAAAATCAACCATCATCTGTCCCTCTGCATTCCTCTCCTGGACACCACCTGCCCATCACCTCTGTTTCCTGGACCAACATGTCCATTGAGTTCTGCACCAATGACAACTCTCTCCTTTCATCAAGGTCCAACCAGaatttctccttctccagctcacagCCTACTTGTGGAGCATACCCACTAACAACACTGAACATCACACCTTTGATTTCTAGTTTCAGACTCATCACTGACACTCTGACACTGACACTCTTTTTACCTCCAGGACATTCCTAAAAAAACTCCTCCTTCAAGATAACTCCTACTACATTTCTCTTCCTATCTATACCATGATAGAACAACTTGAACCCTCCTCCTAAACTTCTAAACTTGCTACTGTTCCACCTGGACACACAGTATGTCTACCTTCCTCATCTGCATCATGTCAACCAACACTCCACCCTTTCCTGTCATAGTTCCAACATTCAAAGTCCCTACTCTCAGTCCTAGACTCCTGGCGTTCCTCAACTCTCTCTTCCTACGGACacaccttcctcctctgcttcttagACCAACAGTAGTCAAATTTGCCCTGGCACCCTGTAGGTGAACAGCACCGATGGCGGTCATTGTTAACCCGGGACAATAAGGCACTAGCTTGTACCCCCCTTGCAGCTACTTTATCTTATTTATGTAAAgctatttttcttcatattaTTCAGACAACTTGTTTTTcggatctttttttttacaatctgCATGGATGTAGTGAAATATAGTGAGTCTCACATTTACGTTAGAATGTCAGGTTTATTTATCAGCTTACGTCAATGAAAGATACCTTTGATGTAAAAATAATTTTGATATTAACTCTGATGTAACCTGGACCTGCATATGCGATTGTCAACCCATAGAAGAAGAAACGGCATTTTCCAAAACTCCATGCTGCTCAGGGAGGGCAGCGCTCCTCAGTGATTGAGGCTTGAATAAAATGGAAAGTGCTGTGCAACAGTGTGTAATGTTGAAATGTCTGCACAATATGTTAAAGTTGTCTTTGTATTTCAAAGTCATGCTAAAGGAATGTCACTTATGTAAAAGAAAATTGGAGTTTTAAGAGTCATTTATTCTTTCATCGGCTCTTCACCACATTTTACAATGAATGAGGTGCAGTGCATAAAAATATGAAATCACAAGCTGTCCCCTTGAAAGCTGATGTTTGGAAGGCTGCCCCTGTGGCCCATACCTGTTGCATTTCGGCTGCCTGTTGCATGCTACATCAAGATATATGATACATGTTGAACCCATGTAAAGGTGAGGAGGAACCCTGAAAGAGAACAGGACAAAAATGTACCTGGAAAGGACACACGTACCTGAAATGTCCACTAGAGGCCCCCACTTACATGGAATGTCCTCTACACAGAAGCCTAATACCAGGGAACTCAGCTTGAAACCACCTGATAGTGATCAAAATTTCCTAATACTGTATCAAATAttgagagagcagagtccaagTTACTGAGGAAACTGATCCTGAGGCATTCGGTAGCCTCTTCAATCTACCTCAAAGCACAAATAGAAGAAACTAACAGCAACAACTTAAATGTGGAgagttaaatattagatctcttttgtgtaaatccctgttactGCATGatctgatagtggatcatcacattgatttattctgtcttactgagacctgggttcaggaggaggagtatgttagcttaaatgaatctactcctcctacccatcttaattatcatattccacgtgttacaggtcgaggagggggagtggcagcaatctatcacaccaagttattaattaatcctagacccaaACACAGCTCCAGTTCATATGAAAGCCTGACtgttggcatcacccatctgaaccggaggacagaaaagccacttttgtttggagttgtatatcggccccctgctgggccacattcagagttcctatctgagttctctgatttcttatctgacttggtccttacaacagacaaagtcattatcattggagattttaatatccatgtagacgttgtaaatgacagctttagaaatggcttcatttcattacttgagtcagttagtttcctccagcagataaaccaaccaactcataacttcaaccacaccctagatctagttctgacttatggtgttgatgtagaacatgtgtcagtgttccctcagaacccagtcctgtcagaccactctttgatcacttttacatttatgattaaggattcttctatcctcagaacaaagtcttactatagcacatgtctttcagataatgctgtagctaagtataaggaagtgatccctgcgttgatcccaggaccaccgtgtgtttccccagggatcaatcattataatcttagccctgctgatgttgactctattgctgaaggtgcagcaacctcactgaaaatcacgcttgattctgttgcccccctgaaaaagaaaatagtaactcagaggaggtgtgccccctggtataattcacatatcaggaccctcaagcagaaagtgtgaagactggaaaggaagtggcattcttgtaaaatagacagctatcatgtagcctggaaagactgtctggcagtttacaaaaaggcaCTCCATAAgcctagaacagcttatttttcttctttagttaaagaaaacaagaacaaccccagatttcctttcagcactgtggccaaattaaccaagagtcacagtgttttagatccacgtatcccttcttcccttagtggtgaagacttcatgagcttcttcactgataaagttctagctatcagagagaaagctaaccaggccatccctacaactggaccatcaccagatgtgctgactgtgggaacatacaggttctccaacgagcccttaagctccttcagccctatatatttttctgaggcgtcttcgctaattcagaaatccaagaccaccacgtgtcttttagatccaaTCCCAACTCACCtattgaaggatgttttaccattgataggcagctctatcctggaccagaacaattgttctttagtgacaggttatgtaccctggtcctacaaggtggcagtgattaagccattgcttaaaaaaaacatcactggatcctgaagtattagcaaactataggccaatatccaatcTTCcctttatctctaaaattcttgagaaggtggtggtggtccacaaacactgatgctgtttacaagaaggccatgagcagactctatttcctcaggagactcaggtccctcagtgtttgcagcaggatgctccacatgttctaccagtcatggttagcaccatcttctttgctgcagtgtgctggggagcaggcattaaagcaaaggatgccaacagactcaacaaactcatcaaaaaggcagggtctgttgttggctgtaaacttgcaaacttggacgaggtggtgaaggacaggatggtgttgaaattgcggacaatcatggacaatccctcccacccactccataacacagtggacaaactgagaagcagcttcagcaacagactcctgcagcctcgctgctctaaggaacggtacaggaagtcattcctgccgtccgccatcagactctgTAATTCATCGAAACCCATTCAATAACAacaattgtttaatgtttatgttgtaattttatttattctatatttatgtatatatctTATAATATgtgtatattatattatgtatatat encodes:
- the pde6d gene encoding retinal rod rhodopsin-sensitive cGMP 3',5'-cyclic phosphodiesterase subunit delta isoform X2, translating into MNLRDAETGKVLWQGTEDLSVPGVEHEARVPKKILKCKAVSRELNFSSSEKLEKFRLEQKVFFKGQCLEEWFFEFGFVIPNSTNTWQSLIEAAPESQMMPANVLTGNVIIETKFYDDDLHVSTSRVRLFYV
- the pde6d gene encoding retinal rod rhodopsin-sensitive cGMP 3',5'-cyclic phosphodiesterase subunit delta isoform X1, which produces MSSDEDRAKEILKGFKLNWMNLRDAETGKVLWQGTEDLSVPGVEHEARVPKKILKCKAVSRELNFSSSEKLEKFRLEQKVFFKGQCLEEWFFEFGFVIPNSTNTWQSLIEAAPESQMMPANVLTGNVIIETKFYDDDLHVSTSRVRLFYV